The following are from one region of the Salminus brasiliensis chromosome 14, fSalBra1.hap2, whole genome shotgun sequence genome:
- the ube2j2 gene encoding ubiquitin-conjugating enzyme E2 J2 — MSSNINKRAPTTATQRLKQDYLRIKKDPVPYICAEPLPSNILEWHYLVRGPEKTPYEGGYYHGKLIFPREFPFKPPSIYMITPNGRFKCNTRLCLSITDFHPDTWNPAWSVSTILTGLLSFMVEKGPTLGSIETSDFTKRQLASQSLAFNIKDKVFCELFPDVVDEIKQKQRVQEELSSRSQALPLPDVVPDGDAPHHAQNGHPGLNGHLPAGAAQQPPDLQQVNRNHGLLGGALANLFVIVGFAAFAYTVKYVLRSIAQE, encoded by the exons ATGAGCAGCAACATAAACAAGAGGGCACCGACAACAGCAACACAAAGACTGAAGCAGGACTACCTGCGCATAAAGAAAGATCCGGTCCCGTACATATGTGCAGAACCTCTCCCCTCAAACATTTTGGAGTG GCACTATCTCGTCCGTGGTCCTGAGAAAACTCCATATGAAG GGGGTTATTATCATGGCAAGCTCATATTCCCCAGAGAATTTCCTTTCAaaccaccaagcatatacatgatAACACCCAATGGCAGATTTAAGTGTaatacaag ATTATGCCTCTCCATCACTGACTTCCACCCTGACACCTGGAACCCAGCATGGTCAGTGTCCACCATTCTCACCGGTCTGTTGAGCTTCATGGTAGAAAAAGGCCCAACCCTTGGCAGCATCGAAACCTCAGACTTTACG AAAAGACAGCTGGCTTCGCAGAGTTTGGCCTTCAACATTAAGGACAAAGTGTTCTGTGAGCTGTTTCCAGATGTTGTTGAT GAGATCAAGCAGAAGCAGCGAGTGCAGGAGGAACTGAGCTCACGCTCTCAGGCCCTGCCTCTCCCTGATGTGGTGCCAGACGGAGACGCCCCCCACCACGCGCAGAACGGCCACCCAGGCCTGAACGGGCACCTGCCCGCAGGGGCGGCCCAACAGCCCCCTGACCTCCAGCAGGTCAACCGCAACCACGGACTCCTAGGAGGAGCGCTCGCTAACCTGTTTGTCATTGTCGGCTTTGCCGCTTTCGCCTACACAGTCAAATACGTGCTGCGGAGCATTGCACAGGAATGA